GCAGCGAGCCGGGGGCGACGGTGAACGAGACGTCGTCGAGCGCGCGGATCCCGCCGAACCGCAGGGAAACGCCTTCGACGCACAGCTTTTCGGGGGTCCGGGTGGCGAAGCCCCCGGCCCGAGGCGAAGCCTCGGCCGGCACCGGCAGCTCCGGCGGCGTCATCCGGCCCACCTCGACAGCGTCCGGCCCGCGAGGCGTTCGCGCGCGGTCTCCGCCTCGGCGTCGGCGGTCTCCTGCGACTCGGCGTGCCCGCCCAGGTAGAGCCGCTGGACGTCCTGGCTGGCGGCGAGCTCGGCCGCCGTCCCGGCCAGGGCGACCCGGCCGACCTCCAGCACGACGGCGTGGTCGGCGACGCCGAGTGCCATCACGGCGTTCTGCTCGACCAGCACCACGGCGGTGCCCTGCTCGTGGATCTCCCGGACGGTCCGGCCGATCTGCTCGACGACCTTCGGCGCCAGCCCCAGCGACGGCTCGTCGAGCAGCAGCAGCCGCGGCGCGGACATCAGCGCCCGGCCGATGGCCAGCATCTGCTGCTCACCGCCGGACAGCAGGCCGGCGCGCTGCTTGGCGCGTGCGTTCAGGACGGGGAACAGCTCGTCGACCCGCTTGCGGGCGACGGTGCGTTCGGCCGCCGTGCGCGCTCCGATGCCGCCGGCCCGCAGGTTCTCCTCGACGGTCATCCGGGCGAAGATCTGCCGCCCCTCCGGCACGCCGACGACGCCGAGCCGGACGATCCGGGCCGGGTCGAGCTTGCCGAGCGCGTGGCCGTCGTAGCGGATCTCGCCGGCCGAGATCGCGCCGCGGTGCATCCGGAGGGTGCCTGAGACGGCCCGCAGCAGGGTGGACTTCCCGGCGCCGTTGCTGCCGAGCACGGCGAGGACGCCGTCGGCGGAGACGTCGAGGTCGACGCCGTGCAGGGCGGCCGTCGACCGGCCGTACCGCACCCGCAGACCACGCACGGTCAGCACGGACTCACTCCAGGGCGCAAGAGGCCTCCTCCACTCGTGTGACGTGAGTCACCGTCGGTGGCGGTCATCCTGCGATCAGGCGCGGCTCTCGGACACCCCCACTTGGAGACCCCGCGGGACACGAAACGGACACGGCGAAGCTCCCTACCGCGGCTGGTCGTGAGTGTTTAGGAGGGTTCTAACCCTCCTAAACACTCACGACCGGTGGGAGCGGAGGGCGGCGAGGACCTCGGGGGAAGTCGTGTGCTCGCCGAGGCGGACCGGCTTGCGGTCGCCGTGGAAGTCGCTCGAGCCCGTGGTGAGCAGGCCCAGGTCCGTGGCCACTTCGCGCAGGCGCGTGCGGACCTCCGGTGGCTGCTCCGGGTGGTCGGCCTCGACACCCGCGAGGCCGGCGGAAGCGAGACCGGCCAGCTGAGTGTCGGAGACCGACGCGCGCCGCTTCACCGACCGCGGATGAGCCAGCACCGCGACACCCCCGGCCGCGCGGACCAGCGCGATCGCGTCCACTGTGGACAGCACGTGCTTGGGGACGTCGGCGCGACCGCCGTCGGCGATCCAGTCGGACGTGAAGGCGTCGGTGATGCCCACGGCGGCCAGCGCCGCGGCGATGTGCGGCCGCCCGAGCGGCGCCCCCGCGGCGATCTCCCGCACCTGCGAGAGCGTGATCGGCGCGCCCAGCTCGCGGCAGCGCTCGACCATCCGCACGGCGCGGCGGGCCCGGTCGGTGCGGATCAGCTCCAGCTCGGCGGCCAGCGACGCGTGCCCGGGATCGACGAACAGGCCGAGCAGGTGCACCTCCGCGTCGTCGAGGCGGCACGAGATCTCGACGCCGGCGACGAGTTCGATGTCCGAGGCGGCGGAAGCGGCGGCCAGGCCCGCGAAGGTGTCGTGGTCGGTCAGCGCGAGCACCGTCAGCCCGGCCTCGGCGGCCAGCCGCGGAAGCGCGGCGGGCGGCGTCGTCCCGTCTGAGGCCGTGCTGTGCGCGTGCAGGTCGATCGTCACCCGGGGGAGGATCTCACAGCAGCCCGGCCTCGCTGGCCTTGCCGATCGCCTCGACGCGGTTGCGCGCCCCCAGCTTGTGCAGCGCCGACTGCAGGTACGTCTTCACCGTGTTGCGCGCGAGCCCCGTCGACTCCGCGATCTCCGGGTTGGTCTGCCCCTGCGCGGCCAGCCGCAGCACCTCGTACTCCCGCCGCGTCAGGCCGCTGCGGGCCAGCGCGTCCGACCGCTGCCCGGCGTCGGGCAGGATCCGCGGGTCGACGACGCGCTCGCCGCGCAGCACCCGCCGCAGCTCGGTCACCAGCTGCGCCCCGGCGGCGTCCTTGAGCAGGCAGCCGTGCGCCCCCGACTCCAGCGCGGCCAGCACGCCCTGGTGGTCGCCGTGCGCGGTGAACACCACGATCTTCCCGTCCGGGTGGACCCGGCGCAGCTCGGTGACGACCTCCGGCGCGAGCATGTCCGGCAGGCGCAGGTCGAGCAGGATCAGGTCCGGGGCCAGCGCCGCCACCCGCTCGATCGCCAGCCGCCCGGACTCCGCGGACCCGATGACGCTCAGGCACGGGTCCGAGCGCAGCAGCAGGGTCACGCCGTCGCGGACCACCGGGTGGTCGTCGACGACGAACACCGTCGCGGGAGTCATGGCCGCACCAGCGGCACCCAGGCGCGCAGGGTGCAGCCGTCGTCCTCGTCGCGGACCAGGCTGACCCGGCCGCCGAGCCGCGCGGCGCGCCCGGACAGCGTGCGCAGGCCCATGCCCGTGCCGGGGGCGGCCTCCGCTCCGGTGCCGTCGTCCGCGACGACCACCTGGACCCCGTCCTCGCTGGGCAGCAGGCTGACGATCACCGAGGACGCCCGGGCGTGCTTCTCGACGTTGAGCAGCCCCTCGCGGACCGCGGCCACCAGCAACGCGGTCCGTTCGGCGTCCAGCGGCGGCACCGCCGCGAGCTGCACGAACCGGGCCGGGACGCCGCAGCGCGCCTGGAACGAGCGGCAGTGCTCGGCCAGCTCGACCGGCAGCGCCCGCTCCGGGCTGGACTCCGACAGCGCCAGCAGCGACTCCCGCAAGGCACCGGCCGCCGCCGAGACGTCCCCCTCCAGCCGCCGCAGCCGCGCCTCCAGGCCGGGGTGCTCACGGACGTCCTCGTGCAGGTCGCGCACCTGGACGCCGATGGAGAACAACAGGGCGCCGACCGAGTCGTGCAGGGCGCTCTGCATCCGCAGGCGTTCACCGGCCACCGCGGCCGTCCGGTCGGTCTCGGCGACCTTCGCCAGCTGCAGCGCCGTCCCGGCCTGGCAGGCGACCTCTTCCATCCGCCGGACGGCGTCGTCGCCGAAGTCGGCGGGCTCGCGCATGGCCGCGTAGGCGATGGCGACGGTCTCGCCGCGCGCGACGATCGGGACGGCCAGCATCGCGGCCAGGCCCTCCCCGCGCACCTGGGCGTCGAACTGGTGGGTGATCGTGGGCGAGCTGACGTAGTCGGTGACCCGCACCGGACGGCCCAGGGCCAGCACCCGCCCGCCGATGCCCTGGCCGACGGGCACTTCGAGGTCCTGCAGCGAGTCCGTCCGGGTGCCGGACATCCAGCGGATCACGGCGAGCCCGGGCTGGTCGAGCTCCGCGACGAACCCGGCCTTCGCGCCGATCGTCTCCCGGACCAGGCGCGCGGTCCCGTGCAGCGCGGCGACGCGATCGAGCGTGCCGAGCAGCTTTTCGCGCTCGTGCAGCAGCTCGCCCAGCACCGCGCTGTACTCGGCGACGTGCTCCTTTGCCGTCACGCGCCCACGATGGCACACGGACTGTGGTTTCGGACATACCCGGCTGGAGAGGTACGGACGCCGTCCGTCGACTTGAATGGGGGCGTGGAGATCCTCACCGACGCCGCCACGCTCGCGCTGTACACGACCGACGCGTCCAACTACCGCCACGTGCCGCGAGGCGTGGTGCTGCCGGAGACCGTCGACGACGTCATCGCCGCGGTGGCCGAGGCCCGCGCCCGCGACCTGCCGGTGATCGCCCGCGGCGGTGGCACGAGCGTCGCCGGGAACGCGTGCGGGCCGGGCCTGGTGATCGACACCTCGCGCCACGTCGGCGGGGTGCTCTCGCTGGATCCGGGCACCCGGCTCGCGCGGGTGCTGCCCGGGACGGTGCTCGACGACCTGCAGGCGGCCGCCGCGCCGCACGGGCTGCGGTTCGGCCCGGACCCGTCGACGCACAGCCGCTGCACGCTCGGCGGGATGATCGGCAACAACGCGTGCGGCTCGCACTCGGTGGCGTGGGGGCGCACGGTCGACGTCGTCCGCTCGCTCGACGTCCTGCTCTACGACGGCACGCGGCTGCGGGTCGGGCGCGACGAGCCGACGGAAGGCCGGATCTTCGACGAGCTGCGCGCGCTGGTGCGCGACAACCTGGCGTTGCTGCGCAAAGAACTTTCGACGTGGCCGCGGCGCGTCTCCGGCTACGGGCTCGAACACCTGTTGCCGGAGAACGGGTTCGACGTCGCGAAGGCGCTCGTCGGCTCGGAGGGCACCTGCGTCACGATCCTCGAAGCGACGGTCGAGCTGGCCGAGCTGCCGGCTCGTCGCGTGCTGGCGGTGCTGGGCTTCCCGTCCGACATCGCCGCGGCCGACGCCGTGCCGTCGATCCTGCCGTGGTCGCCGCTCACCGTCGAGGGCGTCGACGCCGAACTCGTCGCGATGCTGCCCGGCCGCGCGGGCGACCTGCCGCCGGGCGGGGCCTGGCTGTTCGTCGAGCTGGCCGGCGACGACCCGGCCGAGCGGGCCCGCGCGCTGGCGGCGTCGCTGGAGCTCACCGGGTTCGCGATCGTGGACGACCCGGCCGCGCAACGCGGGCTGTGGCGCATCCGCGAGGAGGGCGCGGGGCTCGCGACCCGGCTCGCGGACGGGTCGGAAGCCTGGCCGGGCTGGGAGGACGCGGCCGTCCCGCCCGAGCGGCTCGGCGCGTACCTGCGCGAGTTCAAGGAGCTGATGCGGGCGCACGGCCGGCGCAGCGTGGTCTACGGCCACTACGGCGAAGGCTGCCTCCACCTGCGGCTGGACTTCGACCTGCTGTCCGCTTCCGGCGTGGCGGACTTCCGGCGGTTCCTGGAGGAGGCCGCGGACCTCGTCGCGGCGCACGGCGGTTCGCTGTCCGGCGAACACGGTGACGGCCAGGCGCGGTCCGAGCTGCTGTCCCGGATGTACAGCCCGGAGATGATGGACCTCTTCCGGCGGTTCAAGGCGATCTTCGACCCGGCGGGGCGGATGAACCCCGGCATCCTGGTGGCGCCGCGGGCCGTCGACGCCGACTTGCGCGTACGGGCCACTTCGCCCTCGTTCGAGGACAGTGTCTTCCTCGGGTACCCGGAAGACCGCGGGAGTTTCGGGCAGGCGATGCGGCGCTGCGTCGGCGTGGGGAAGTGCCGCAACACCGGTGGCGGCGGCGTGATGTGCCCGAGCTACCGCGCCACCCGCGAGGAGCAGCACTCGACGCGCGGGCGGGCGCACCTGCTCGCCGAGATGATCAACGGCGAAGTGATCACGGACGGCTGGCGCTCTGCCGAAGTCCACGACGCCTTGGATCTGTGCTTGTCCTGCAAGGGATGCCTGTCCGACTGCCCGGTGGACGTCGACATGGCGACGTACAAGGCGGAGTTCCTGCACCAGCACTACCGGCGGCGGCTGCGCCCGGCGTCGCACTACTCGATGGGCTGGCTGCCGCTGTGGCTGCGGGTCAGCGCCCGCGCGCCTCGGCTCGCCAACGCCGTGGGGCGTTCTCGGTTGGCGGGCCTGGTGAAACGGCTGGGCGGGATCGCGCCGGAACGCTCGCTGCCTTCGTTCGCGCCTTCGCCGTTCACGTCTTCACGGGCGGATCTGCGGCGCCGGGCTTCGGGGGAGCGTCGCGTCGTCCTGTGGCCGGACTCGTTCAACAACTACCTGACGCCCTCGGTGCTCGACGCGGCCCACGAAGTCCTGACCGCGGCGGGCTACGACGTCGTGCTGCCGGACCGCGGAGTCTGTTGTGGACTGACATGGGTGTCGACGGGCCAGCTCGGCGTCGCGCGCCGCGTCCTGAACCGGACTTTGAACGTGCTCGCGCCCTATCTCGAAGAGGGCTACGAGGTGGCCGGGCTGGAACCGAGCTGCACGGCCCTGTTCCGCGGCGACCTGCCCGCGCTGCTGCCGGGCGACGAGCGTGCGGCGTTGCTGGCGTCCCGGACGTTCACGTTCGCGGAACTGCTGGAGCGAGCCCCGATCCCGTTCGCGGCCCTGGACGTCGACGCGATCACGCAGGTGCACTGCCACCAGCACGCGGTCCTCGGCTTCGGCGCGGACGAGTCGGCGCTCGCCGCGGCCGGGGTGCGCAACACGACGCTGGATTCGGGGTGCTGCGGCCTGGCGGGCAACTTCGGCTTCGAGCGCGGCCACTACGAGGTGTCGAAGGCGGTCGCGGAGGACCGGATGCTCCCGGCGATCCGCGCGACGCCGGACGACACGGTGGTGGTGTCGGACGGTTTCAGCTGCCGGACGCAGATCGCCCAGGAGTCCGGCCGGACACCGGTGCACCTGGCGGAGCTACTCCGGTGCGCCTTGCCCTGAGCCCCACCAGGCCGTCGCCAGGGCGTCCAGGGTGGGCTCGGGAGGCGCCGGCATGACGTCGAAGTACCAGGTGAAGTCGCTGTAGACGTGCAGCAGCGCGTACGCGAGGCAACGGCGGGGGTCGATCGGCTGGCCGTAACCGTCGAGAAGCCGGCGCAGCAGGCCGCCGTCGCCGCTCGAGACGAACAACCCCGCCGCCACGAAGTCGTACTCAGCCGCGCCGCGCATCGCCGGCTCGAAGTCGAACACCCCGGTGACGCGGCCGTCCGGGCCGACCATGACGTGGTCGCGCATGAACTCCGTGTGCAGCGGCACGACCGGCGGTGCGTCCAGGCCGACCGTGTCGAGGAATGCGGGGATCTGCGCCACCCACGCTTCGGCCAGGCCGGTCCGCCGGTGGTGGTCGACGACCTTCGCCCGCTGACCCGCGACGAACTCCGTCCAGTCCTTCGGCGCCAGGACCTCGAGGCGGGCGTCGTCGACCGCGTGCAGCGTGGCCAGCAGCCCGCC
This genomic window from Amycolatopsis mongoliensis contains:
- a CDS encoding ABC transporter ATP-binding protein, with product MLTVRGLRVRYGRSTAALHGVDLDVSADGVLAVLGSNGAGKSTLLRAVSGTLRMHRGAISAGEIRYDGHALGKLDPARIVRLGVVGVPEGRQIFARMTVEENLRAGGIGARTAAERTVARKRVDELFPVLNARAKQRAGLLSGGEQQMLAIGRALMSAPRLLLLDEPSLGLAPKVVEQIGRTVREIHEQGTAVVLVEQNAVMALGVADHAVVLEVGRVALAGTAAELAASQDVQRLYLGGHAESQETADAEAETARERLAGRTLSRWAG
- a CDS encoding PHP domain-containing protein, which encodes MTIDLHAHSTASDGTTPPAALPRLAAEAGLTVLALTDHDTFAGLAAASAASDIELVAGVEISCRLDDAEVHLLGLFVDPGHASLAAELELIRTDRARRAVRMVERCRELGAPITLSQVREIAAGAPLGRPHIAAALAAVGITDAFTSDWIADGGRADVPKHVLSTVDAIALVRAAGGVAVLAHPRSVKRRASVSDTQLAGLASAGLAGVEADHPEQPPEVRTRLREVATDLGLLTTGSSDFHGDRKPVRLGEHTTSPEVLAALRSHRS
- a CDS encoding response regulator, whose product is MTPATVFVVDDHPVVRDGVTLLLRSDPCLSVIGSAESGRLAIERVAALAPDLILLDLRLPDMLAPEVVTELRRVHPDGKIVVFTAHGDHQGVLAALESGAHGCLLKDAAGAQLVTELRRVLRGERVVDPRILPDAGQRSDALARSGLTRREYEVLRLAAQGQTNPEIAESTGLARNTVKTYLQSALHKLGARNRVEAIGKASEAGLL
- a CDS encoding GAF domain-containing sensor histidine kinase; this translates as MTAKEHVAEYSAVLGELLHEREKLLGTLDRVAALHGTARLVRETIGAKAGFVAELDQPGLAVIRWMSGTRTDSLQDLEVPVGQGIGGRVLALGRPVRVTDYVSSPTITHQFDAQVRGEGLAAMLAVPIVARGETVAIAYAAMREPADFGDDAVRRMEEVACQAGTALQLAKVAETDRTAAVAGERLRMQSALHDSVGALLFSIGVQVRDLHEDVREHPGLEARLRRLEGDVSAAAGALRESLLALSESSPERALPVELAEHCRSFQARCGVPARFVQLAAVPPLDAERTALLVAAVREGLLNVEKHARASSVIVSLLPSEDGVQVVVADDGTGAEAAPGTGMGLRTLSGRAARLGGRVSLVRDEDDGCTLRAWVPLVRP
- a CDS encoding FAD-binding and (Fe-S)-binding domain-containing protein, whose amino-acid sequence is MEILTDAATLALYTTDASNYRHVPRGVVLPETVDDVIAAVAEARARDLPVIARGGGTSVAGNACGPGLVIDTSRHVGGVLSLDPGTRLARVLPGTVLDDLQAAAAPHGLRFGPDPSTHSRCTLGGMIGNNACGSHSVAWGRTVDVVRSLDVLLYDGTRLRVGRDEPTEGRIFDELRALVRDNLALLRKELSTWPRRVSGYGLEHLLPENGFDVAKALVGSEGTCVTILEATVELAELPARRVLAVLGFPSDIAAADAVPSILPWSPLTVEGVDAELVAMLPGRAGDLPPGGAWLFVELAGDDPAERARALAASLELTGFAIVDDPAAQRGLWRIREEGAGLATRLADGSEAWPGWEDAAVPPERLGAYLREFKELMRAHGRRSVVYGHYGEGCLHLRLDFDLLSASGVADFRRFLEEAADLVAAHGGSLSGEHGDGQARSELLSRMYSPEMMDLFRRFKAIFDPAGRMNPGILVAPRAVDADLRVRATSPSFEDSVFLGYPEDRGSFGQAMRRCVGVGKCRNTGGGGVMCPSYRATREEQHSTRGRAHLLAEMINGEVITDGWRSAEVHDALDLCLSCKGCLSDCPVDVDMATYKAEFLHQHYRRRLRPASHYSMGWLPLWLRVSARAPRLANAVGRSRLAGLVKRLGGIAPERSLPSFAPSPFTSSRADLRRRASGERRVVLWPDSFNNYLTPSVLDAAHEVLTAAGYDVVLPDRGVCCGLTWVSTGQLGVARRVLNRTLNVLAPYLEEGYEVAGLEPSCTALFRGDLPALLPGDERAALLASRTFTFAELLERAPIPFAALDVDAITQVHCHQHAVLGFGADESALAAAGVRNTTLDSGCCGLAGNFGFERGHYEVSKAVAEDRMLPAIRATPDDTVVVSDGFSCRTQIAQESGRTPVHLAELLRCALP
- a CDS encoding phosphotransferase family protein — its product is MATFPTAATEAEAGALTRESLLPAVTTLLGRDDVVPFTEGSLPVYAVGDDLVLKLYPPVYRDELTTERTMLEVLHGVLPVPEPVRSGERDGWGHLLMTRLPGRTLEEAWPSLSTEDKQRLMPRLGGLLATLHAVDDARLEVLAPKDWTEFVAGQRAKVVDHHRRTGLAEAWVAQIPAFLDTVGLDAPPVVPLHTEFMRDHVMVGPDGRVTGVFDFEPAMRGAAEYDFVAAGLFVSSGDGGLLRRLLDGYGQPIDPRRCLAYALLHVYSDFTWYFDVMPAPPEPTLDALATAWWGSGQGAPE